In Citrus sinensis cultivar Valencia sweet orange chromosome 3, DVS_A1.0, whole genome shotgun sequence, the sequence GATTAAGATTCTAgtgcattattttattaagagagagggagagagagcaTCAGATCCTATCCCATATGCATACGGTCATTCTCTCTTGTGGACATTTAcactttttcaaatataaatttcatgtttgacaatattataaaaactcCGCctaataatgattattttcatatgattAGAAAACAACATACtattttcaaaactttgtTATCCCCTTCTCTTTGTGGGAGGAGAGGGGAAAAACCATCAATCTCAtctttatgttaataataaaatgtttgtCTACCTCTCccttttatcttaattttatttatctttattggGTTATTTGTGACGAGTTCTACCTCTATTTTTGGTGAATTCGTCGCTATTTTATTAGGTTGCTTGTGAGTAATATTGTGAACGGATCGGGGGTCAACTATGTTTTTACTTGGAGTTATTATTTTACCGTTCAAATGTTGATTGGGTACTTATCTCTGTTTAAGTGGAGATCCTTCCATGTGTGCAATTATTGTTACTAATCAATGACAACCCTGCTCTTTTAATGATGTGAAAAATGATATGAATATTGCTGGATGAAGATTTGGAAAGTCAGATCAACATAAGAATTCAATTGCTCATTTAAAAACTGATCTTTAAATGTTGTAACTTGTAAGATCATGAAACGTGCAGGATAAGTGaacttattttcaaaatctatgtACAGTTTAGGAAGTAATAAAAACCATAACATTTACTTCTTCggcaactatttttttaatttttaatgggtgcaaaagcaaaaagaatCACAAGTCAAATACAATGGCGAGGAAAATGAAGCTAACAAGAAGTTGACTCCGCAAACCAATAGAAATGATCGTGTCTCCAAGCATAGTTCTTCATGAGGagtgaaaataaaactgaTTCACTTGCCACGACCAACAATATCCTTTTTCGAAGCAAATAATCAATGGCAACCACATTCTTcgtttataatttgaattaaaccAAAATTGAACGCAACTTAGGTAAGTACAGTCAACAagatacaagaaaaataaagaaatactGATAACAAGAGATAAATATTCTCCAGTTTTATGTCCTGTATTTTatgtgataaataattataactttttcCCCAAATTAAGCATTCTGCGTGCACAAGTAACAAgtctatatatatgttaaaaacAACATTGCCAATGAACACATGTATTTCAAACGTACAACCCTTGTAACATACTAACATGTTAAGCATAGTAATTCTAAGTTCCAAAAAGAGCGCGCTCCGACAACTTATTGGAtcaatatatcttttttttattagtctTGATCGGGAGCTGCAGTCCCCCACAGGATCCGATCAAGTGTGcatcaaacaattcaaattGCACGATCACATACTTTATTTATTGGATCGTTCTCCGATCGAAGTGTGTGTAAAGCAGCCAACGCAGCGTACCCTACCACAGAACAAGAGCTCATTTCAATGATATCAAATGCAACCATgggtaaaagaaaaatcgaaGTAGCGACGCGTTACGGACACAGCATGGCCAAGTTGGTATGCCCAGACGGTCGAGATGGGTTGCTTATTAGCACGAAAATTCTAAACCGTGTACTCAAAATCGATTTTCAAGCAATGACGATGCCTGTGGAGAGTGGTGCTACGCTGAGGCAAGTGATCAACGGAGCAATAAAAGATGAGGTGACCGTAGACAAAGCGGGTTGTGCCCTTGAAGGTTAGTGCATATGCTCACAAGACAGTCATTGCGCCACCATTAAAGGCTATTTCTGTAGACCAGGCAAAGTTTTTAAGGATGCAGGACTTTACACTCGTATGAGCACTTAGATGCAATGTTGCTTGACCTATTTACGATTTACGATTCTGCTGTTGGTTTGGTTTCCTGCAAGTTTCGTTGGACTGTCTTACTACATTATTTCATGCTTATACATCTTTGTATATatagaaaaactaaaaataagtgAACCACTACGACTGCTGTCTGTTGGTGGCTCATTGTTCTTCTAGTTGTATAGTTTTGTGACAACTTTGTTCTCGGTTATATACTGAATTCATAGCACCAGTAGTTGTCGTTTGCTATTGTGATTTGACTAAAAAGATCTTGTGATAATAACTAAGGAGAGAGTGTGTGTTTcagaaattttacaaaacaTCACATATAATACAACCAattgatgtaattaaatttaatgtaactACCACTTATAtgataatcttttaaaataaatgcataaatgttataatattatttacttattatatgACTGACAGAATACCTTTAATATATCATAGAATTTCTCATGTGTTACATGTGAAAATGTTTGAGATGAGTACCtcgatattttatattaataaaatggcTTTTACAATGTCGAAAAGGACCTTCGTGTTGATGCCGTCACATCAGGAATTGGGCCATCCTGGGCCCTTGAAGAAGTGTTTAAGCCCGAAAGTTCTTGGACTTGTAAATTGCAACGCTCACATTTACGCAAGCAAATTTCCGAGTTCCAACCAAGAAGTCGTTTCCATGCGCAGATCAATAGCCGAAGCCTGAAAGGGTGCTTTTAGTCAATCTACAAAAGAAATGCGATGAATCTGGAAGGTCGTGGCTGTATTTGATTAGTTAAGATTTATGACAACCATACACGTATTCACAGAGTAATTTTCACTCTATCTCGAATTAGCTTCTCctgtaaagaaagaaagaaggaaagaaagaacGAACCTCTCCTACTGGGGTTGATCGGATAAAATCGCCCGCTACATTTGATTGTGATACAGGAGAAAACAGAAACAAGAAAGCAAAAACAACCCTCAAACACAAAAACATTCACTGGTATGCCAAATATCTCGCTTATCAGCtatatttgttctttttctatGATTCTAGGGCACATGCCCCAAAATAATAGCCCTATAAGTTGAGATAATTCCTGAGCTAAACATCATTTGCAGCGTATTTGATTTGAATCTCTTACACGCAATAAAAGTCTTACAAGGAAAGGACTGGGTAATAGGCTTATATTAATTGCTGCCTTCATGCggggttttgtttttttgttttcttatgttGATTTTAGGTCTTCAATGTCGTATGAACTGTCAGTTTTTTCTGGTCCTTGTGTTTTACCATTTTAGACGTTAAATTTTTGGGAGGGATAAATAACTCTGGGTTTTCGAATTTATACGTTGGTTGTTATGATTTGGTCGGTTTATTAGCAACTTAGTATTTGGGCATAATCACGGTTCGATTGTACTTAAATTTAGcgtgaaattttacaaaaggtgcaaaaatattttctttcagaAAACATTTTGCTATCCGTTCAGCTCCATTGTGAATGCAGAATAGAATTGATTGAAGGGGGATGGGGGGAGctcaaatcaaattcttagtttttttttctttgttttcaaaagaattattttgggaAACAAATTCAAATGGTTCTGGCTTCTGTGTACCATCATTCTTATTGGTGTTCCTCAGTCATTAATCTGGGCTACACGGAAAGTTGTTGAGTCCAAAAGCATATATCCTGGCGCAATAGAAATCATGATAGTTCTCTTTGTCACAAAGTTCTGTAATTTCACAATTTCCTTTCCAGTCCATTCTCCATCCAAAGTTGATCAGTCTATAAACACCgtaaaattattgattatttactGGTAGTTTTAGTTGTATAttcctctttaaattaagaatgagTATCCAAGGTTGTGGTTGGATATCCATTCCCGGTACACGGcctaaaatggaaaaaagaaagttcTGTGATTGCGCATCGTGCACATTCTTCTGCACTCTGTGCATTTTCGATTCTAATCATCAGAGCTTGAAGGTGATTTCGGTGCTGTTCAGGCACTGTTTTTTTAAACGATAAGTCCGGAAACTAGAAACAGTCATGGCAGATAACACAGAAGTTGAGGAGCGGGTGGATCTTGATGAGGACGACTACATGGAAGAGATAGATGATGATCCCGAAGAACAACTAGATGATGATGGAGAAGTAGGTAGGGATGgaaatgtaaaacaaaatgatgaagatgaagaatatGATGCCGAGACTAGTAAGGAAGATCAATCACCAGGAGCAAATGGAAGTCACATTAATACTGAAGATGCAGTGGAAGATGAAGATAAGCGCACTGCTTCCATCAGCGAAGATGAGAAAGAGAAGCATGGCCAACTTCTTGCCCTTCCACCTCATGGTTCTGAAGTTTTCATTGGTGGACTTCCTAAGGATGCATCAGAAGAGGACTTAAGAGATCTGTGTGAACCAATAGGCGAAGTTTTTGAGGTTAGAACCGTTTTTATTAatgcttataaaatttaattaccttTCTTTTAGTTGTCATAGATGAcattgttttctattttaaataatttatacagGTGGGGTTAGTGAAAGACAAGGATAGTGGTGAAAGCAAGGGCTTTGCTTTTGTGGCATTTAGATCAAAAGAGGTTGCAAAAAGAGCCATTGATGAGTTATGTAGTAAAGATTTTAAGGTGATCAAGATGCCTCTCACACCGTAATTTGGAAATTACAGATGCTAGGGATGATTTGGTTGTTTGAGACAATCTCTTTCATGCCTTTTTGGCATTTTCCATCGATATTTTCTTCTTGATACATATCATCTTTTCAGGGTAAAACAATAAGGTGTTCAATGTCAGAAACTAATAATAGGTTATTTATTGGAAATGTTCCCAAGAGCTGGACAGAGAAGGAGTTCAGAAAAGTCATTGAGGATGTAGGTCCAGGAGTTGATACCATTGAGCTCATAAAggtaaaatttgtattaaacaaccctccccccccccccccccccccccccggcgGTAAAGGTGGAAGTTGTATCTTCTCACTCTACTACTTTTTGTTATCTTCTCTCCATAACAGGATCCTCAAGCTCCTTCTCGTAATCGtggttttgcttttgttttgtattACAATAATGCCTGTGCTGATTATTCAAGGCAGAAAATGACAAGTGCAAACTTTAAGCTGGATGGCAATACCCCAACTGTCTCATGGGCTGAACCAAAGAGCACACCTGATCActctgctgctgctgcttctcAGGTAAAGTCTAGAATTAGAACATTTTCAAGTCTTTCAAGTTGATATGAAGCTGCTTTCATATGAGTTTGATTCACTTTTATTGTCTCTTCATGATGTCTATATAAACAAGAGAATGTCATCTATACTGTTAGTTAAGGAGACTCACAGATGCTGAAAAGTGTCAAAAGAACCTTGTCAATGCCTAAATGGTTTGACTTAAGAAATGGAACACTTGGTATCCCTATTTGTAGCGATGAGGTAATTATCAcacatacaaataaaatacagGGATTATTGGGGCACTTACGTTCTGATGAGAACCTTAGATTATGGCTTGTCTCCTGGTAAGATCCTAATGTGCATCAATATGCCCTTAAGACTTACTGCTTGGAATCTAAACTTGAGTATGACTTCTGGAAATTGTCAGTTTAATAAGtgctattttttctttacaagCAACTTTTGAATGGTAGTAAACGttgtgaaatcataatttgttTTACTACCCGTGTTGTGGTTGAATAATCATAAGATGTTGGCCTAATGTTATCTACTGTTTTGAGACCCGCAGGTGAAGGCTCTTTATGTGAAAAATCTACCTGAAAACACCACTACTGAGCAACTTAAAGAATTATTTCAACGTCACGGAGAAGTGACGAAAGTGGTTACGCCTCCTGGAAAATCTGGGAAACGTGATTTTGGGTTTATCCACTATGCTGAAAGGTCAAGTGCATTAAAGGCTATCAAAGATACCGAGAAATATGAAATTGACGGTAAGTCTCTTGCACATTTTCCTGGCTTTGTCTTGGAGATCTGGGGTATACATGAAGGCAAAAGTGTTAGACCTGCCAATGTCTGAAGTtgactaatttttgttttgttctcatACTAGAGTTCCTAGACTAATATATATGTTCCATGGACTTGAACTACAGGCCAAGTGTTGGAAGTTGCTCTTGCAAGGCCTCAGACTAATAAAAGAACTGAAGGGGTTTATTCCTGTGCTGCTGGAGTTCATCCAAGCGGTCTGCCACATGCTGGCTACGGTAGCTTTGCTGGGACCGCATATGGCTCTGTGAGTACTGGATTAGGAGTTGCAGCTGGTGCTGGTTTACAGCAGGTAGTTGGAGTATACTTGCAAATCTCTTTTTGCTTGGATAGAGTATTCTTATGATAGGTCTCATAAATTTGCCCGTGTGAGACAGCCCATGATATATGGTAGGGGTCAAATGCCAGCTGGGATGCACATGGTGCCAATGGTCTTACCAGATGGTCGAATCGGCTATGTTCTGTAAGTTGCTTTTTATATGGCAGTGTATGTAATAATAACAGATATTATATACTTTTCTGTTTTGGGGGATTGTGCAGTCAGCAGCCTGGAGTACAAATGCCATTGCCACCTCCTCGGCCACGTAGAGTTGAGAGGGGCCCAGGTGGACGAGGAGCAAGTAGCGGCGGTTCTGATGGCAGCAGTGGCAGAAGATATCGACCCTATTAGTAGATTGTAGAAACAGTTGTAGTTCTTCATGAGGTGGGACTCGTTTTAGATGGATAAGTGTTTACGGAACTCATTTTGTTCCAATTTCTGTTCTCTTAGCCCCCACTCTCAAATGAATTGAAATGGAGAGGGTGTGGAAGGTAAGGGCTCTTTATAAGATTGGAGATGATTGATAATCAAgcatttatttcatatttgattttgttttttcaaatatttgtataGAAACTTAAGTAACGGTGTTGGCAGTTCACCATTCTGAGAAAAATGAGAGCAATAagtaatttattagataatagagtagaacaataaataattttatatgcattaaaacttcaatatTGAGATTCTTAGTATAACCCAAATCATTAATCTGGCAAGCTTTTTGTGCAAATACACAAAAGATCGAAACAAAGTCCATAACAATAAACTTAATTTGCTAAACTAAAGTTACTTGAGAAATCAAGTGAATTCCGATAGCTCCTGGAGACGCTTATCCAACTCATCCAACTTAGCAGCCCATTCGCTTTTAATACACAAGGGCTTCACTTCGACATTCGTACCGCAATCCACGTCGTCGTCATCCTCTCTGCGGGTGTCGGCAGAGGACGCttgctttttcttcttgttcttctttttcagctTATTCTTAGCAGCCGCTCTCTGTAAAGCCCAAAGCACATCTGACCCGCTTAGCTGCTTTCCATTCTCCTGCTTTCGTATTTGTAGTTTTGGGGCTGAAGCCGAACCGCTGCCGCCGGCGTCGAGATTCGAGAGGACGATGTGACCTATGCCACCCATGTCTTCGTCGTAAACGCCGCCGTTTTTGTGTGGATATTGGGTGCCGCGTAGATAAGGGCGACGAGCTGGTGTCGTGGGTCTGCAGACGAATGGTGCGGCTGGGATTCGGGACACCGCCCAcatgtttcttcttttctttttttcttcattttcctaTCCTTTTATtggttatatatatttcttataattGTGATAATTTTAAGTGCCAAAAAATATAGCCTCTTATATTGTACCATGTGTACAACAAACATTATAAATACGTGTAAATATGTATAATGATTCTGGATTAAAGATCAGCAACCATACAGAAATTGATACGGAAAACGACTAACGATAAAACTAGAAAGTATCAATAGCAAATAGCATGTGATTAGTAACTAAATCAAGTGTGGGGAATtcaaataccaaaaaaaaaaaaaaaaaaagtggttaTCAGATTTGACGGTATAAATCAAATAGACAAAACTAATGGTAGAAATTTAGATGTGAAATGAGTCTTTTGCCAActctaaatttttcaaaagtcaAAAAGATTGAGAAAGGATTTTTCGATTAATTCTCATAGTCAAGAGAAATTTAGATTCTAAATCtataaattatctaaaaataaaaattgagaaaCGAATCGGAGTGCCTTTACAGGTACGTGAATTTGTATAGATTCTTAAGAATAAAAGATCAACATTGAAGTTTGCTAATTGAAACAGGTATAATTTATCActtgattctttgaaattgttttttgaACCTTTAGTTATAAAAACTCGAAATTactcatttaatttaacaatttcactTATAAACCACatcatttagaatttttttattaaaatataaatcacTATAGAGTTGTGAtcagttataaaaaaaaataatattgtacaaattaatataacaaaatataatcaaTTGATAATACTTTAAAAATAGAAGTAAATCATATGGGATCTaccatattaattagagtTACTAGTAAGGTTGCTCACCTACCTAACACgtcttcttcttgttttgtGCGATTGACATAGAACCACTTTAATTCCAAGTGACAGAGTGGAGTAGCAGAAACGGATTgcttgtaaaataaaacatgcaAAAGGACGTAAATACATGGATCTAATTTTGATATGGAGGCAATGAATCACTCTATCGAACGAATCTGACTTTGTGATAGATTAGATATTGTTCTAAACTTCTAATACAAACGACTTAACACGTGTGATTTTTACAATAACACTCAACAACAtgagattaaggataaaaaacCCATGAGTGAACAAAATAATGggagattttattaataaaaaaggttataaaaaataataataaaacctctctatttataattgaGTAAGTCTACTTCCCTCATCtaacttaaaaaagaaaactaaattccaattataatagaaataaaaagaccat encodes:
- the LOC102618296 gene encoding heterogeneous nuclear ribonucleoprotein Q isoform X2, whose amino-acid sequence is MADNTEVEERVDLDEDDYMEEIDDDPEEQLDDDGEVGRDGNVKQNDEDEEYDAETSKEDQSPGANGSHINTEDAVEDEDKRTASISEDEKEKHGQLLALPPHGSEVFIGGLPKDASEEDLRDLCEPIGEVFEVGLVKDKDSGESKGFAFVAFRSKEVAKRAIDELCSKDFKSWTEKEFRKVIEDVGPGVDTIELIKDPQAPSRNRGFAFVLYYNNACADYSRQKMTSANFKLDGNTPTVSWAEPKSTPDHSAAAASQVKALYVKNLPENTTTEQLKELFQRHGEVTKVVTPPGKSGKRDFGFIHYAERSSALKAIKDTEKYEIDGQVLEVALARPQTNKRTEGVYSCAAGVHPSGLPHAGYGSFAGTAYGSVSTGLGVAAGAGLQQPMIYGRGQMPAGMHMVPMVLPDGRIGYVLQQPGVQMPLPPPRPRRVERGPGGRGASSGGSDGSSGRRYRPY
- the LOC102618761 gene encoding uncharacterized protein LOC102618761 is translated as MWAVSRIPAAPFVCRPTTPARRPYLRGTQYPHKNGGVYDEDMGGIGHIVLSNLDAGGSGSASAPKLQIRKQENGKQLSGSDVLWALQRAAAKNKLKKKNKKKKQASSADTRREDDDDVDCGTNVEVKPLCIKSEWAAKLDELDKRLQELSEFT
- the LOC102618296 gene encoding heterogeneous nuclear ribonucleoprotein Q isoform X1, whose product is MADNTEVEERVDLDEDDYMEEIDDDPEEQLDDDGEVGRDGNVKQNDEDEEYDAETSKEDQSPGANGSHINTEDAVEDEDKRTASISEDEKEKHGQLLALPPHGSEVFIGGLPKDASEEDLRDLCEPIGEVFEVGLVKDKDSGESKGFAFVAFRSKEVAKRAIDELCSKDFKGKTIRCSMSETNNRLFIGNVPKSWTEKEFRKVIEDVGPGVDTIELIKDPQAPSRNRGFAFVLYYNNACADYSRQKMTSANFKLDGNTPTVSWAEPKSTPDHSAAAASQVKALYVKNLPENTTTEQLKELFQRHGEVTKVVTPPGKSGKRDFGFIHYAERSSALKAIKDTEKYEIDGQVLEVALARPQTNKRTEGVYSCAAGVHPSGLPHAGYGSFAGTAYGSVSTGLGVAAGAGLQQPMIYGRGQMPAGMHMVPMVLPDGRIGYVLQQPGVQMPLPPPRPRRVERGPGGRGASSGGSDGSSGRRYRPY